The proteins below are encoded in one region of Listeria swaminathanii:
- a CDS encoding putative polysaccharide biosynthesis protein translates to MSERSMKRLMKGAAWLTAASLISKILSAVYRVPFQNMVGDVGFYIFQQVYPIYGIAMTLALGGFPVVISKMLAEAEGDFRRQQIIMRAVSRMLRLVSVAIFAFLFLFANVIAMMMGDPALSELIRVISFVFLLMPQLAFMRGFFQGEGDMIPTAISQTVEQIIRVAIILIGAGLALHFGFDLYDAGSMAMSGAFFGGVSGIFILRHFYNKKVALGEGIQPAVFADKEEKIGIGRAFLRQSVAICVVSSMLILFQLVDSFQVYRLMSDSGIPDFIAKSLKGIYDRGQPILQLGLVISTGLALALVPMITAARVRGQQKELKRSILLAIKITLILAGAETVGLIVIMRPLNQMLFQTPDGTLVLQLFMPAVFLSSLIIMLSSILQGFGKIVVPAVGVGIGLIVKWITGSLLIPRLATMGASISTCIGLLVILIICYASLKQTIRVPFVEKTMLLRLLAALALMAIFPCLFEWLAPLETRLGSAFQAIVSAVIGGGIFLIFALRYKLLGPKDFVFLPFGSKLLALSKLVARK, encoded by the coding sequence ATGTCTGAACGTTCCATGAAGCGACTAATGAAAGGAGCAGCTTGGCTAACCGCTGCCTCGCTTATCTCTAAAATACTTAGCGCAGTCTACCGCGTACCCTTTCAAAATATGGTGGGCGATGTTGGCTTCTATATTTTTCAACAAGTATACCCGATTTACGGGATTGCGATGACGCTCGCGCTCGGCGGTTTTCCAGTTGTCATTTCTAAAATGTTAGCAGAAGCAGAAGGCGATTTCAGACGGCAACAAATTATTATGCGCGCAGTTTCGCGGATGCTCCGACTTGTAAGTGTTGCGATATTCGCCTTTTTATTCCTGTTTGCCAATGTAATTGCGATGATGATGGGCGACCCAGCCTTGTCAGAATTAATTCGCGTCATTAGTTTCGTTTTCCTACTTATGCCGCAACTCGCGTTTATGCGTGGCTTTTTCCAAGGAGAAGGCGATATGATACCGACCGCGATTTCGCAAACCGTCGAACAAATCATTCGAGTAGCAATAATTCTAATCGGGGCCGGACTAGCGCTTCATTTCGGATTCGATTTATATGATGCTGGCTCGATGGCGATGAGCGGCGCCTTTTTTGGTGGTGTGTCCGGAATCTTCATTCTACGTCACTTTTACAATAAAAAAGTAGCGCTTGGCGAAGGAATCCAACCAGCTGTATTTGCCGATAAAGAAGAAAAAATTGGCATCGGTCGCGCGTTTTTACGCCAAAGTGTGGCGATTTGTGTAGTTAGCTCGATGTTGATTTTATTTCAATTAGTCGATTCCTTCCAAGTGTACCGTTTGATGAGCGACTCCGGAATTCCAGATTTCATCGCCAAGTCACTCAAAGGGATATACGACCGCGGCCAGCCAATCTTGCAATTAGGACTTGTAATCTCAACCGGACTCGCCCTCGCGCTTGTTCCAATGATTACAGCCGCAAGAGTGCGAGGACAGCAAAAAGAACTCAAACGCTCCATATTATTAGCAATTAAAATCACGCTCATTTTAGCAGGTGCAGAAACAGTTGGCCTCATCGTCATCATGCGCCCGCTAAATCAAATGCTATTCCAAACCCCAGACGGTACGCTCGTCTTGCAATTATTCATGCCCGCTGTTTTCCTGAGCTCGCTTATCATCATGTTAAGCAGCATTTTGCAAGGCTTCGGAAAAATCGTCGTACCCGCAGTTGGCGTTGGAATAGGACTTATTGTAAAATGGATAACAGGAAGCCTTCTCATTCCAAGGCTCGCGACAATGGGCGCATCGATTTCGACGTGCATCGGCTTACTGGTCATCCTGATTATTTGTTACGCCTCATTAAAACAAACAATCCGAGTACCATTCGTTGAAAAAACAATGCTACTCCGACTACTAGCCGCGCTCGCTCTAATGGCGATATTCCCGTGCTTATTCGAATGGTTAGCGCCACTAGAAACAAGGCTCGGCAGTGCGTTCCAAGCGATAGTAAGTGCCGTAATCGGCGGCGGGATTTTCCTTATTTTTGCTCTAAGATATAAATTACTCGGTCCAAAAGATTTTGTTTTTCTTCCGTTCGGCTCCAAATTGCTCGCACTTAGCAAGCTGGTTGCGCGGAAATAA
- a CDS encoding bifunctional tRNA lysidine(34) synthetase TilS/hypoxanthine phosphoribosyltransferase HprT has translation MDDTKKRVHKYIEKHDLIRSDDKLLVAVSGGPDSLALLHFLWTSGIVPKEAISVAHLNHHLRENAAKEQHLVETFCDQHDIPFYMEEVDVKQKSQTLQKGIEETARIVRYDFFEKIMTENSLNKLVLAHHADDQIETILMRLVRGSSSIGWSGIQPKREVKGGHAIRPFLPITKAEIIEYANKHELAYEIDESNTSQEYTRNRYRAQLLPFLQQENPAVYAHFERFSEETSEDFRYLEELASDLLKKNLIKNGKQTTLLLSSFKNEANPLQRRAIHLLLSYLYNEDARFITVNHIYQIIQMIQSDNPSSSIDLPNKLTANRAYNKLHFQFGERDAPSEFYHQLELNDRIELDSKTSIRLKLKSSVVQTNGLNGMLLDACDITLPLIVRNRVNGDRMTMKGQAGSKKLKDIFIDAKIPRQERDNLPVITDYTGKILWVPGVKKSAYDREFSRSKKQYIIRYTRNIGGNESMHNDIQKVLISEDELQEKIRELGRELTTEYEGRNPLVVGVLKGATPFMTDLLKRVDTYLEMDFMDVSSYGNGTVSSGEVKIIKDLNASVEGRDVLVIEDIIDSGRTLSYLVDLIKYRKAKSVKLVTLLDKPAGRNVDIEADYVGFVVPNEFVVGYGLDYAERYRNLPYIGILKPEIYSE, from the coding sequence ATGGATGACACCAAAAAACGAGTACATAAGTATATCGAGAAACATGACTTAATCCGATCCGACGATAAATTGCTTGTAGCAGTTTCTGGCGGTCCGGATTCTTTGGCGTTATTACATTTTTTGTGGACAAGCGGTATCGTTCCAAAAGAAGCAATCTCCGTCGCGCATCTAAATCATCATTTGCGAGAAAACGCAGCCAAAGAACAACACCTCGTCGAAACTTTTTGCGACCAACACGATATCCCATTTTACATGGAAGAAGTAGACGTAAAACAAAAATCCCAAACTTTGCAAAAAGGGATTGAAGAAACAGCTCGCATTGTCAGATACGATTTCTTTGAAAAAATAATGACGGAAAATAGCCTTAACAAACTAGTCCTCGCACACCACGCGGATGATCAAATCGAAACAATTCTAATGCGGCTCGTTCGCGGAAGTTCTAGCATCGGTTGGTCAGGCATACAGCCGAAACGCGAGGTGAAAGGTGGACATGCAATCCGGCCATTTTTGCCAATTACAAAAGCAGAAATTATCGAATATGCGAATAAACACGAATTAGCATACGAAATAGATGAGTCAAACACGAGCCAAGAATACACAAGAAACCGCTACCGTGCGCAACTTTTACCGTTTTTGCAGCAAGAAAACCCAGCGGTCTACGCTCACTTTGAAAGATTTTCAGAAGAAACAAGCGAAGACTTCCGATATTTGGAGGAACTTGCGAGTGATTTATTGAAGAAAAACCTCATCAAAAACGGCAAACAGACAACACTTTTACTTAGTAGCTTTAAAAATGAAGCGAATCCTTTACAACGCCGCGCAATTCATTTACTATTGAGTTATCTGTACAATGAAGATGCCCGTTTTATTACGGTAAATCACATATATCAGATTATCCAAATGATTCAAAGCGACAATCCATCTAGCTCGATTGATTTACCAAACAAACTCACTGCAAACAGAGCTTACAACAAACTCCATTTTCAATTTGGAGAAAGAGATGCTCCTTCTGAGTTTTATCATCAATTAGAACTGAATGATCGCATTGAACTAGATAGTAAAACAAGTATCCGTTTAAAGTTAAAAAGTTCCGTTGTTCAAACAAATGGGCTAAATGGAATGCTACTGGATGCTTGTGACATTACACTTCCTTTAATTGTTCGAAACCGTGTGAACGGTGATAGAATGACGATGAAAGGACAAGCAGGCAGCAAGAAACTCAAAGATATTTTCATCGATGCCAAGATACCAAGGCAAGAACGCGACAATTTACCCGTGATAACAGACTACACTGGAAAAATCCTTTGGGTTCCCGGCGTGAAAAAGTCTGCCTATGACCGAGAATTTAGTCGTAGCAAAAAGCAATACATTATTAGGTACACTCGAAATATAGGAGGAAACGAGAGCATGCATAATGATATTCAGAAAGTACTGATATCGGAGGACGAATTACAAGAGAAAATTCGTGAACTCGGTCGTGAGTTGACAACAGAATATGAAGGACGTAACCCATTAGTAGTTGGGGTGTTAAAAGGTGCAACTCCTTTTATGACTGATTTACTTAAAAGAGTAGACACATACTTAGAAATGGACTTCATGGACGTATCCAGTTACGGAAATGGTACAGTATCATCAGGTGAAGTGAAAATCATCAAAGATCTTAATGCGTCAGTAGAGGGTCGCGATGTGCTTGTAATTGAAGATATCATTGATAGCGGTCGTACACTTAGTTATCTAGTAGACCTAATCAAATACCGCAAAGCAAAATCAGTTAAGTTGGTTACTTTGCTTGATAAACCAGCCGGACGTAACGTAGATATTGAAGCGGATTATGTAGGCTTTGTCGTACCAAATGAATTTGTTGTCGGATACGGTTTAGATTACGCGGAACGTTACCGCAATCTTCCATATATCGGCATTTTAAAACCAGAAATTTACAGCGAGTGA
- a CDS encoding RNA-binding S4 domain-containing protein, producing MRLDKYLKVSRLIKRRTVAKEVAEKGRIAVNGVTAKPGTNVKSGDELVIRFGPKIVTAKIERLEENAKKEQATEMYTIIKEERTDESR from the coding sequence ATGCGATTAGATAAATATTTAAAAGTATCTCGTTTAATTAAAAGACGTACAGTAGCAAAAGAAGTAGCGGAAAAAGGCCGTATTGCGGTAAATGGCGTCACCGCGAAACCAGGAACAAACGTAAAATCTGGAGATGAATTAGTTATTCGTTTCGGTCCAAAAATCGTTACAGCGAAAATTGAACGACTTGAAGAAAATGCAAAAAAAGAACAAGCAACAGAAATGTACACGATTATTAAAGAAGAACGCACAGACGAAAGTAGATAA
- a CDS encoding GNAT family N-acetyltransferase: protein MLDKSVPHISVAMVNHDATNYPAFHLPAGYSFCFYQEGLEEDWCRLQLETGQVPSMESIRARFETEFGNEKEKLAKRCVFVQAPNGELIGTAMIWDGDTFGEMASRIHWVAVLDSHGGKGIAKALLSKILGINKNDFVYLTTQTGSYQAIYLYQKFGFEKYIGKTPEKWKTADFQDENETAWQIIENKIAEHQA from the coding sequence ACGCGACAAATTATCCAGCGTTTCATTTGCCGGCGGGATATTCTTTTTGTTTCTATCAAGAAGGATTGGAAGAAGATTGGTGTAGATTGCAACTGGAAACCGGTCAAGTTCCCTCTATGGAAAGTATTCGCGCTCGTTTTGAAACGGAATTTGGAAATGAAAAAGAGAAATTGGCCAAGCGTTGTGTCTTTGTGCAAGCGCCAAACGGTGAGCTTATCGGAACAGCAATGATCTGGGATGGGGATACATTTGGCGAAATGGCGAGCCGGATTCATTGGGTTGCTGTACTTGATTCACACGGCGGAAAAGGCATTGCAAAAGCTTTATTATCCAAAATCCTCGGCATAAATAAAAATGATTTTGTCTATTTAACCACGCAAACCGGAAGCTACCAAGCAATCTATTTATACCAGAAATTCGGTTTTGAAAAATACATCGGAAAAACGCCTGAAAAGTGGAAAACAGCAGATTTTCAAGATGAAAATGAAACAGCATGGCAAATTATCGAAAATAAAATTGCTGAACACCAAGCATAG
- a CDS encoding S1 domain-containing RNA-binding protein → MSIEVGNKLQGKVTGITNFGAFVELEGGKTGLVHISEVADNYVKDINDILTVGDEVTVKVMNIGDDGKIGLSIRKAVDRPDRPEKSYDRKPKYSKKPAGNYVKPAESFEDIMSKFLKDSDERLTTIKRQTESKRGGRGAKRG, encoded by the coding sequence ATGTCGATCGAAGTAGGCAACAAGTTACAAGGTAAAGTTACTGGGATTACTAATTTTGGAGCATTTGTGGAGCTAGAAGGTGGCAAAACAGGCTTAGTTCATATTAGTGAGGTAGCAGATAACTATGTTAAGGACATTAATGACATCTTAACTGTAGGGGATGAAGTTACTGTCAAAGTAATGAATATTGGTGATGATGGTAAGATTGGTCTGTCCATTCGTAAAGCAGTAGACCGTCCGGACCGCCCAGAAAAAAGTTACGATCGTAAGCCAAAATACAGCAAAAAACCTGCTGGGAACTATGTGAAACCAGCCGAGAGCTTTGAAGATATAATGTCTAAATTCTTGAAAGATAGTGATGAAAGACTAACTACTATCAAACGTCAAACAGAATCTAAACGTGGCGGCCGAGGAGCAAAACGCGGCTAA
- a CDS encoding FtsB family cell division protein, whose protein sequence is MKKAESKVARIENRYIKDTATMKKTRNRRRVALFRRLALMAVIFAVVGGLLTITYTKQVLTLKEKKAKQVQVDKKMVAMKDEEESLNDQIKKLHNDEYIAKLARSEYYLSKDGEIIFNIPEENSKQKE, encoded by the coding sequence ATGAAAAAAGCCGAATCAAAAGTGGCGAGAATAGAAAATCGCTACATAAAAGATACCGCAACAATGAAAAAAACTCGTAATCGTCGCCGCGTTGCCCTGTTCCGTAGACTTGCTCTGATGGCTGTTATCTTTGCTGTAGTGGGTGGACTACTCACCATTACGTACACCAAACAAGTTTTAACACTCAAAGAGAAAAAAGCAAAGCAAGTGCAAGTGGATAAAAAAATGGTTGCAATGAAGGATGAAGAAGAGTCGCTAAACGATCAAATCAAGAAACTTCATAACGATGAGTACATAGCTAAACTAGCGAGAAGCGAATATTATCTATCCAAAGACGGAGAAATTATTTTTAATATTCCAGAAGAGAATTCGAAACAAAAAGAGTAA
- the pth gene encoding aminoacyl-tRNA hydrolase, with protein MKLIAGLGNPGKKYERTRHNVGFMVVDELSFRHQTPWKKSKFNGMTSEINVGGEKMILVKPLTFMNASGECIRPLMDYYNIPIEDVVIVYDDLDLPVGKIRLRQKGSAGGHNGMKSIIQHVKTQEFNRIRVGVSRPIKGEVINYVLGDFPKAEQPDIIAAIQKSADAIEDFAQTPFIEVMNKYNQK; from the coding sequence ATGAAATTAATCGCAGGACTCGGAAATCCGGGCAAAAAATACGAACGTACCCGGCATAATGTCGGTTTTATGGTAGTTGATGAGCTAAGTTTCCGCCATCAAACACCTTGGAAAAAATCCAAATTTAATGGTATGACAAGTGAAATTAATGTCGGCGGCGAAAAAATGATTTTAGTTAAACCGCTCACTTTTATGAATGCTTCTGGGGAATGTATTCGTCCGCTGATGGACTATTACAACATACCGATTGAAGACGTTGTAATTGTGTATGATGATCTTGATTTACCAGTTGGGAAAATCAGATTACGCCAAAAAGGTAGTGCCGGTGGACATAATGGGATGAAATCAATTATCCAGCATGTTAAAACACAAGAGTTTAACCGCATTCGTGTTGGTGTGAGTCGCCCTATAAAAGGCGAAGTCATTAACTACGTGTTAGGAGATTTTCCTAAAGCCGAACAACCTGATATTATCGCAGCAATCCAAAAAAGTGCGGATGCCATCGAAGACTTTGCGCAAACGCCATTTATAGAAGTAATGAATAAATACAATCAAAAATAG
- the mfd gene encoding transcription-repair coupling factor, which translates to MKGLQQLIYEQKDIRAVLKALDEKEKAQLVTGLTGSSRALFASVVEGASKRPVVFVTHNLYHAQKLYDDLLSLMDVDRLFLYPADELISSELSISSPELRGQRVEALDFLLSGKPGIVIVPVAGLRKMLPPVSLWKDFNISIVEGEEIDPDVLRQKLVTMGYTMSGMVNTPGEFSVRGGIIDIYPITEEFPIRIELFDTEVDSLRFFDVETQRSTTRVEEFRLLPATEIILDQSYYPDIVQRLEKKMTLTLNELKEDADKQALVENLEEELEMLRSGVKPDMFFKYIGLAYPDPASLFDYLPKNTAILLDEFARILETEESLEREEAEWQTETLSRMETVRDVQVSHSFKKLLEGNQSPKIYLSLFQKQMASMRASKTTNIVYKQMQQFHGQMNVLKTELESWHKNNYAVVILAPNLERAEKMQQTLADYDMESTILKEESDVPKYGMVQFVIGTFQNGFELPLAKVAIISETELFNKKIKKVKKRQKLSNAERIQSYSELKVGDYVVHVNHGIARYVGMETLDINGVHKDYLLLVYQGEDKLFIPVDQLDLVQKYVGAEGKSPRLNKLGGAEWKRVKKKVQASVQDIADDLIKLYAEREAEKGYAFSADDEMQREFEDAFPYQETEDQLRSISEIKKDMERPRPMDRLLVGDVGYGKTEVALRAAFKAIMDGKQVAFLVPTTILAQQHFETMKERFQGFPIEIGLLSRFRTKKQQTETLKGMKNGTVDVVVGTHRLLSKDIEYQDLGLLIVDEEQRFGVTHKEKIKQMRSKIDVLTLTATPIPRTLHMSMLGVRDLSVIETPPANRFPVQTYVAEQNNVLVREAIERELARDGQVYYLYNRVESITQKADEISAMVPDARVATAHGQMGESELESVILSFLEGEFDVLVTTTIIETGVDIPNVNTLFVQDADRMGLSQLYQLRGRVGRWNRIAYAYFMYQKDKILREEAEKRLSAIKEFTELGSGFKIAMRDLSIRGAGNILGAQQHGFIDSVGFDLYSQMLKEAIEAKKPKEEQKQIVPVEIDIQADAYIPEYYITDGRQKIEMYKRFRNIEVLSELEDLQGDMIDRFGEYPEEVEYLFTMTELKVHALEVGIESVKQEQNKITMLFSESGTAGIRGDVVMQIIGEFGRTVGVGMEGTQLKITINVQNKPLKEWLYQVKSLAEKLRGAMKEKVSTEN; encoded by the coding sequence TTGAAAGGATTACAACAATTAATATATGAACAAAAAGATATTCGAGCGGTCTTAAAAGCGCTTGATGAAAAAGAAAAAGCACAACTTGTCACGGGGCTCACAGGTTCTTCGCGTGCGTTATTTGCAAGCGTGGTAGAAGGAGCGTCAAAGCGACCGGTTGTATTTGTCACGCACAATTTATATCATGCGCAAAAATTATATGATGATTTACTTTCATTAATGGACGTTGATCGCCTATTTTTATACCCGGCAGATGAATTAATTTCTTCTGAGCTAAGTATTTCTAGCCCGGAGCTTCGTGGTCAACGTGTTGAAGCGCTTGATTTCTTGCTATCCGGAAAACCGGGAATCGTCATTGTTCCAGTTGCTGGACTTAGAAAAATGCTTCCGCCAGTTTCGCTTTGGAAAGATTTCAATATCTCCATTGTGGAAGGAGAAGAAATTGACCCAGATGTTTTACGCCAAAAATTGGTGACGATGGGTTACACGATGAGCGGAATGGTAAATACCCCAGGAGAATTCAGCGTTCGCGGCGGGATTATTGATATTTACCCGATTACAGAAGAATTTCCAATCAGAATAGAACTTTTTGATACCGAAGTAGACTCGCTTCGCTTCTTTGATGTGGAAACGCAGCGCTCGACAACACGTGTGGAAGAATTCCGTTTACTTCCGGCAACAGAAATCATTTTGGATCAAAGTTATTATCCTGACATCGTTCAACGTTTGGAAAAGAAAATGACGCTCACTTTAAATGAACTAAAAGAAGATGCGGATAAACAAGCACTCGTTGAAAATTTAGAAGAAGAGTTGGAAATGTTACGTTCTGGCGTGAAACCAGACATGTTCTTTAAATATATCGGTCTGGCTTATCCTGATCCAGCCTCACTTTTCGACTATTTACCGAAAAATACGGCCATTTTGCTTGATGAATTTGCGCGCATTTTGGAAACGGAAGAAAGCTTAGAGCGGGAAGAAGCGGAGTGGCAGACGGAAACGTTAAGTCGTATGGAAACAGTTCGCGACGTGCAAGTAAGCCATTCTTTCAAAAAATTATTAGAGGGAAATCAATCCCCGAAAATATACTTATCTCTTTTCCAAAAACAAATGGCGAGTATGCGCGCATCGAAAACGACCAACATCGTTTATAAACAAATGCAGCAATTCCACGGTCAAATGAATGTTTTAAAAACGGAGCTAGAAAGCTGGCATAAAAATAATTATGCAGTAGTTATCTTGGCGCCGAATTTAGAACGCGCGGAAAAAATGCAGCAAACATTGGCCGATTACGATATGGAAAGCACTATTTTAAAAGAAGAATCGGATGTACCAAAATACGGAATGGTTCAATTTGTCATCGGAACATTCCAGAACGGTTTTGAATTGCCGCTTGCCAAAGTAGCGATTATTAGCGAAACCGAACTCTTTAATAAAAAAATCAAAAAGGTGAAAAAACGCCAAAAGCTTTCCAATGCAGAACGAATCCAAAGTTATTCTGAGTTAAAAGTTGGCGACTACGTAGTTCATGTCAATCACGGTATCGCTCGCTATGTCGGGATGGAAACACTAGACATTAACGGCGTGCATAAAGACTACTTGCTACTTGTTTACCAAGGTGAAGATAAACTTTTCATCCCTGTTGACCAACTTGATTTAGTTCAAAAATACGTTGGGGCAGAAGGGAAATCGCCAAGACTAAACAAACTCGGTGGAGCAGAATGGAAACGTGTTAAAAAGAAAGTACAAGCTTCTGTCCAAGATATTGCGGACGACTTAATCAAACTTTACGCCGAACGCGAAGCTGAAAAAGGTTATGCGTTTAGCGCGGATGACGAAATGCAACGCGAGTTTGAAGATGCTTTCCCGTATCAAGAAACCGAAGATCAATTGCGCTCAATTTCAGAAATCAAAAAAGACATGGAACGACCGCGCCCGATGGATCGTCTTTTAGTCGGAGATGTTGGTTACGGAAAAACCGAAGTGGCCCTAAGAGCTGCATTTAAAGCCATTATGGATGGCAAACAAGTCGCCTTTTTAGTACCGACAACTATTTTAGCGCAACAACACTTTGAAACAATGAAAGAACGTTTCCAAGGTTTCCCAATCGAAATTGGTCTTTTAAGCCGTTTCCGCACGAAAAAACAACAAACAGAAACATTAAAGGGTATGAAAAATGGTACAGTCGATGTAGTTGTCGGCACACACCGCTTATTATCAAAAGATATCGAGTATCAAGACTTAGGTTTGCTTATTGTCGATGAAGAACAACGATTCGGCGTAACGCATAAAGAAAAAATCAAACAAATGCGTTCCAAAATAGATGTATTAACACTTACTGCAACACCGATTCCAAGAACGCTACACATGTCCATGCTTGGCGTTCGTGACCTATCTGTTATCGAAACCCCGCCAGCCAACCGTTTCCCAGTGCAAACATATGTCGCGGAACAAAATAACGTTTTAGTGCGCGAAGCAATTGAACGGGAACTGGCGCGTGATGGACAAGTCTATTATCTATACAACCGTGTCGAATCCATTACCCAAAAAGCGGATGAAATTTCGGCGATGGTACCTGATGCTCGCGTCGCAACTGCGCACGGACAAATGGGCGAATCAGAATTAGAATCCGTCATTTTAAGTTTCCTTGAAGGGGAATTCGATGTACTCGTAACAACAACAATCATTGAAACTGGCGTAGACATTCCAAACGTTAACACGCTGTTCGTTCAAGATGCTGACCGAATGGGTCTCTCCCAACTCTATCAGTTGCGCGGACGGGTAGGGCGTTGGAACAGAATTGCTTATGCTTACTTCATGTATCAAAAAGATAAAATTTTGCGTGAGGAAGCTGAGAAACGCTTATCAGCCATTAAAGAATTTACCGAATTAGGTTCTGGTTTCAAAATCGCAATGCGCGATTTGTCCATTCGTGGCGCCGGAAATATCCTCGGAGCTCAACAACATGGCTTTATTGATTCCGTTGGGTTCGACCTTTATTCGCAAATGCTTAAAGAAGCAATCGAAGCGAAAAAACCAAAAGAAGAACAAAAACAAATCGTCCCAGTCGAAATCGATATTCAAGCCGATGCGTATATTCCGGAATATTATATTACTGATGGTCGCCAAAAAATCGAGATGTACAAACGTTTCCGCAACATCGAGGTATTAAGCGAGCTAGAAGATTTACAAGGCGATATGATTGACCGTTTTGGAGAATATCCAGAAGAAGTAGAATACCTATTTACGATGACTGAACTTAAAGTCCACGCGCTAGAAGTAGGCATCGAATCAGTGAAACAAGAACAAAATAAAATTACAATGCTGTTTTCAGAAAGTGGAACGGCGGGTATTCGCGGTGATGTCGTTATGCAAATCATTGGTGAATTTGGCAGAACAGTAGGTGTTGGTATGGAAGGCACACAACTTAAAATCACCATCAACGTCCAAAATAAACCTTTAAAAGAATGGTTATACCAAGTCAAAAGTTTGGCTGAAAAACTTCGTGGTGCTATGAAAGAAAAAGTATCTACCGAAAATTGA